The DNA sequence AAGCATTGCAAGTGTGTTGCTTCTTCTTTATTCTTTGCATAATCGCACACCACTTCCTGGAAACTTAACTCTTGACATTTGTCATCCGACTGGCGAGGGTGAATGttaacttttccacttttctCCATCGACGTGCGAGAAAGTGCTTCACTCGGGGCTCAAGACGACAggcaagtgtttttatttatttttttaatgacgccAGAACAGCATCGTCAGTTTAGAGTTACGTTACATGGAGACGTTGTATTTTTGAAGTGGTAAAAATGCATCGAAAAtgacataaaacaaagacaaaagtgatatatttagacatttttataGACAGTATTATTTGAATATACTCTATACCACTAAAGaatattaaaacaatacttAATACCTAATAGCGTCACACGTGACCTGATGAAAGCGCGTGTTCCGGAAATGGCCTTTTGTgatagagcaaaaaaaaaaaaaaaggaaaaaaaaaaaagatgtcgcACGAACCAGCACTAAAGGTGAGCGGAGTCATTCAATTCCGATTCGTATGAATGCGCAAAATACAACTCATTATTATGTCGTCACTTTATGCAACGCATTATTAAGTGTTGCATAAAGTGACGACGAAAGCTTAGTCACATTCTTTTTTTAGCTCTCCGTCGAGTGCGTGGACGAGCCGTCCGGACGTCCCGGCGTGATCGTGTACGGACATCAAACTTTTGATATGGTAAGATTTTGCACGTGCAAAGTTGTCGCTAACTTGATGACTTGCGACTGCAAACCGTGTGACACAACTTCAATTTCACGCCACACTCTTTAAACTCAGGCACtattttgaattgtttaaatgctaaaatgctaagaGATGCTATTGCTAAAGCACACAAAGAACGTCGATCAGGACTTTGCATCACGCACTTTTTAttgggtgaaatttcaaatGAGATTGgatcaaattgtaaaatatgaaCCGTCGTTATGTTTTAAATGAAGCGAGATAGCAATTTGAGTGGGGAAGATTGAACATGTTACAACATGTTCTCTGGCCGGCTCGTTTCAATGAGAACTGATCACATGCTAACAAGCTATCAGATGCTTTCGGGACTGCGATTCAGGATTATTTCGGTCATTGATGAATCGGTCAATTATTTCTGCAGTAAACTGCTGAAGTGGATTCAAACAATTTCGCCCATCCCTTTACTACATGACAACAAATTGAGAGTACTgtacagaaaatgcacaaactgcTCGCCGGTTTGGTCTGTAACACGCGtccgacattttttttttttcaatgtaaaagcagacatttgcaaattttgatccaaaaaacacattttctttcatATTGAGAGGCTGTCGTCAGAGGTTTTGGGACAATTTGAACAATGACTGATGAATGATTAATCCATCAAAATAGTTAATCGACGAGTTGCCAACTAATCAATGTTGTTACACTTCTGATTTCTTTCTCCACAACACACAAAGGACAACTCAATGAGGAGATTCGGGGCACAAATCTTAAATCAAGTTGGCATGCTAACATGTAGCAAGACAGCAACTGCAGCGCAAAAACTTCTTAagacaaattcaaatgaatgactTTTGGTTGCTGTTTCTAATGAAAACTGATCAGATGCTAACACGCTAACAGTTGCTAGACGGCTATTTCTGCTGCAAACTAATCAATGCCGGCACAATTTGCGAGCAGAATTGAACAAATGCTAACGTTTGTTGTGCTAACACACCCAAATGTGTGTttggaaatgaaagaaaatcacGCAAGTCGGTCACGTATTCTGGGTTGGTGTTGACGCAGGTGGTGACGCCGAGAACGCCTGACGGACGCAGCAGCAGGTCGTCGCCATTGATGACTTTCACGcactttttgaaatatttactgTCGTCATGCACGAGCGCTGCCAACTGACCGGATGTTGCTTTTACAGCTCTGTTGTCTGTTTTCGCACACCTGCTCAAAGGATGGCAACAACATGGAGGGGGTCAACACTGCTGGTAAAAGTGCTGGACACGCATACCCGTATAGCACATGCTCCATTACAAacagctctttttttaaaaataacttttaccAACGATCTTATCACACAATTCCTTcaaagttttgttttataatttcCACATACGGTGTGTGTAAATACTCtgcggaccccccccccccccccaaattccaCACTGAGCCCCCCGTTTTTTCTCTCCTCCCACTTGTGCTCCCTTTTTGTCATCTAAAGATTTGGGGCGCCGCTGAGCAACCCGTCAGTCCTCCGTCACTGTCTTTTTATCTTCCTTGAAATCGAAAAATGAATTTTCTTTGCTGCTTATGTCGTGCAAGGGCAATAAAATTTGATTTCCAGGCCTAATGGGGGACGCAGGAAGTTGGTTGCTTGTTCCATAGATGTAAAGTCCAATATGTATTCTTTAACTGTTTGTCTTAAATATACtgaatttagtttaaaaaatggtgtggcattttttttatgaaaaaaagcaTGCTACACTGCAAAATTGCCATTTTAAGCTTATAGTGctcaaaaaaaagtgtggaacatttttttttacttttactagtggatgttttgtaaaattctgcatcatttcttctcatttctctccaagaaaaaaataaaataaattgtgtcaaatatttaaattgaaaaatgaaggtcattaaaaaaaatgacatcaatcatCTCTTATAATATTCAGCTTTTTCAAATCTATTCATTCGCAAAATGTCGACGACGGCGCCAATCTACAGTGTGCAAGAAAATGACTCGTCTTTTGTCTTTCTTACAGTGCGGCGGACGACGGCGGTCCAGATGAGGACAGAGACAACACTGAAGAATACTAAATCGTCTTATGttgaaacctaaaaaaaaaatgcgttctttatatttaaaacagcattaatgacatttcaaatcgaACTAACACGTGTGACTTTATCCCATTCAGAATGTGTAGCAGCACCAGAAAGTTCCAATAGTTTCTTTACAGTCAAAGTATGTACTgaatatttaactcattaaaGTTCTGTGTGAAAAGAATGAACGCATTACGCTCGTATGTCAAAGCAGCACTCGACAAATACAACAACTGAAGAATAACggatcacttttattttgaaactcttTCAATAGAGTAAAACAAAGCAAGAGAGCATCGCGTAAATAGCCGCGAGGCATTTTGGGGCCAACAATGAATTCATATTATAATAATTGATCTCAGCCggtaaataaacacacaaaataagagTTGAGCCTACAACGATTGACAGCATCAACTTCAACCCCGAAAACGTGGCCAGCGCGGCCTCCAAAATACGGACAAACTTTGCGGAATCCTCCCGAGGACTCTTTTTCGTACGACATGTAAAACTCGACACACAACCGAAGATTGAGGCGACCGCTCGTGCAAAgtgaaaagtcaaaataaaacctGAACCCGTGGGAGTCCGAGACTCGGTAACAGACGTCTAATCCGGGCCAACGCCGTCACAAATGGAGACGCGTGTGGCTGCGTCCAGCGTGGTGGAACATCTGCAACAGAAATTCCAGAATATGCACGCAGGTTTCAACATCTCATGAAATTCGTTAAGACGCGCTCGATGAAagcaatatttttggggaaatataTTGGACAACTTGTGGTGACTGCTCTGGGTGCCGCATCACTGCACATTGTTTTCCTTCAggacaaataaatcaaaaatattgaagaattttttttttcttccggaaatatattttaacaatattgattttggtgattttttccctaaaatattttttttccaataaagctaaaaaataagaatttatgAGGCTTtctaaaaatgataaaatacatGATACAAATCAATtcatacaaaaatgtattttttctgctattttattttgaactttGTCTCTATTGAGGACTGAAagcgatacttgactcattgagccattttcaacagtaagaagataatattttataattaaggtgatgacttcattatttttcatgaacaatcaatgcctttcaaaacaaatgtttccacttgctgtctgactgtagatgacatcacctgtgctgaggaagttgaccaaacccagaaaaaaggtgagccgtgattggttcttcagtcgacagcgcgTGAAAAAACGTCTTCTTAAAAGGTatcaattgtacatgaaaactatgacgttttactgctgaaaatgtctcaaagcGTCAAGTTTCCCTTTCACGtgacaaaaaagagaaaagaaatcaTTGCTGGCCGAACCTTGGGCGTGTCTGGACTTCCGAAGGGCGAACTTTCCACGGAATTCTCCTTGTCGGAGGAATTGTTGTGTCGATTCTGCGCAAACTTCCTCTTGAGAGCCTCGGCGATCAGAGCCGCCGGGTCCTTGGCGGTGGCCCCGCCCCCTTTGCTGCGCCGCCGCTGAACGGGCGTGCCCCCCGGCGATCTgcaacacccccaaaaaaaaattcatttccaAGTGTGACATCAAACACGCCCGTGTCGCTGATCACGCTTTGAACGTGTTTTGACCTCTGGACAGCTCGCAGCTTCACTTGATTCAAGTCTTTGAGCACATCCAACATGGAGGGCAGGCTCAGAACCGCTTGGATCGGCTTCTTGTCGGCGCCCTTGCGTCGTCGGATCAACTCGGTTACGGAGGACGCGCCGGGACAcgacggcggcggtggcggaggaacgggcggcggcggcggcgccgtccGGGGAGCACATCGAGGCGTGGACGTGAGAGCCGCCGCCGGGACGGGCGACATCACTGGCGTTCCAGCTGCATTATGGGACGCGGTGAGACCAAATTGTTGGTTGAAAACGTGACACGTTCATGAGGAATGTCAAACCGCCGTCTATTTTTCGTACCGGTGGCCTCTGCGGCGGTGACGATGGCGGCGATCTGAGCTCGCAGCTTGAGCAACTCGCTCTCCAGCGCCGAGATCTTCAGCAGGGCTTCCGGCTGCGTCTGCTGTCCTCCCGCCGGTCGCCGCCGCCTCCTGGCGTTTCCGTCGGCAAACGTCGTCGGGGGGCGATGGTTCCTACAAACATGCATGAGGTCAACAAATGAGAGCAAGTGGTTTGTTTGCGTTGCGCAATTGATCACACCTGGTCTTGGCCAAAATGTCCGCGTCATCCTCAAGTACCCACAAGATGTCAGCGAATGATGGGATGGCGGGCGTTTCCATGGCAACGTCCACGTTTGTGTGGGGCCTGGAGGTGTAGAGCGGCATCTGAAATGGAAGGAAATTCATACCACAAAACTTGAAATTGATGTACATTACATATTTAAATGGAGGTTTGTTATAATTTACATATAAAAGCGCAGTGTTTATTCCAGGGGAGATTTTTATTTGCACAAAGTTATAAAATGTCAATTATGAGTACAaagccattttaaaaataaattgtgcttATTAATATTGAAGTTCGGTACAGGTAAGGTGTTTATTAACAAGGAGACCTTCAATCCAAAAAAAGATTTACTGGAAGGCATTCATTcgaatttttaaacattttactatAAAGAGGTATAGTGTTTATTAGTGAGCCTTTTAAAGGCCATTTTaaaattcatattattatttgaGGCAAGGTGTTTACAAGCAAGGAGGCTTTTATTTGCACAaagatattttaaatatttattagtaCAGGTAAGGTGTTAATTGGAGATGAGGCCTTTATTTGcacagacaattttttttcacaatgtttatttattattatgagaGAATAATATTTCTCATTGGAGGTAAGGCGttacaaatacattaaaaatgattcaTTATTAGTACAGGTAAAGCATTTATTTGAGTGGAGGCCTTTATTTGGAAATTCAATTCTAAAAAACGTTATAAGAGACATGGTGTTTAGACAgccataaaagtcattttaaaattcatatttattattatttgaggCAAGTTGTTTGTTAGCAAGCTGGCGTTTATtcatacaaatgaaaaatgattaaCTAGTATTCATTATTAGCACAGGTAAACCTCGTTTAGAGAGGAGGTCTCATTCGTACAACCattgtttcaaaaatgtttagtaTTATAAGAGGTAAGGTGTTTATTAGAAGATAAATCAATGAAAAATATGCAAGGACACACACCTGAAGGTAGACCCGTGGCATGG is a window from the Vanacampus margaritifer isolate UIUO_Vmar chromosome 19, RoL_Vmar_1.0, whole genome shotgun sequence genome containing:
- the mtfr2 gene encoding mitochondrial fission regulator 2, with translation MSLLEDAQYVLRMVLGYFGVPPEMLVPVWDSRLCGQYRSIVRMIGSNLPLQPMPRVYLQMPLYTSRPHTNVDVAMETPAIPSFADILWVLEDDADILAKTRNHRPPTTFADGNARRRRRPAGGQQTQPEALLKISALESELLKLRAQIAAIVTAAEATAGTPVMSPVPAAALTSTPRCAPRTAPPPPPVPPPPPPSCPGASSVTELIRRRKGADKKPIQAVLSLPSMLDVLKDLNQVKLRAVQRSPGGTPVQRRRSKGGGATAKDPAALIAEALKRKFAQNRHNNSSDKENSVESSPFGSPDTPKMFHHAGRSHTRLHL